The nucleotide window GAAACTTATGGGCACAACAAGTCCATACCTTTGAGTGATCACGTATAACAAATAGTAGTGTTTTTTTGCGGGGCTTGAATAAACGCTTCATGACCTGAATACAAGAAATAATAGATTATCACATATCAGCATCAAATTATGTTGGGTGCAATACTCAGTGTTACACACTGGGCTAAATGAATGCAGCTAAACAGTTTTGATAAAAAGGAGTAAGTTTGCTGTGTATATGGAATTGGAGGCTCCTTATCTATATTCTATTCATGATGAGAAATTTGTAGATATATATTTCTCCATATATACCTATTACACACTTAAGTTAATGCAAATTGCTTTCAAATGCCAAGTACCTGGAAAACTGTTTTTAAAAGGGGTCTGCTGGCTGCATTTTCCAGACCAATGTCTTTGTACCACCTGAATATGATACTCAACACAAAATCATTTGACAGAAAAAAGTACTGGACTGCCTTACCGACTATGGAAGGCTacatcatgagtttttttttttttttttggctaggCAGAGTCATACCCGGTTGCGGACATTTATCAAACTTCCCATGGACTGTTTTTTTTGGCATTCGAATATTATAATGATGAACATATAAAACTCACATGTTTATCAATACAACGTCAGCGATTGCCAAGGCGAATAGGGTGCTTTGTTTCTCAAACACTGTGTCATCCTGAAAAAAGTACACATTCGCAGTGCCAAACTTGTATAAGCATCACATTCGCAGATTGAAGCCATAAAGTAATGCAACCACAAATATTGAAACCATTCAGTAATCAACGATTTGTATGTCAAAGAAGTTGAAAAGAATACAATGTAGCCATAAAACCCTCTCAATTAACAAAGGAAAGTTAAAGTAATAAAAAGCTCTAAGAGTTACCTCGCCTCTTTGATTGCTGTCGGTTCCCTCGAAATCCATGGCAATCGTAAAAGGGTCAATATCACTACACTTTGCAATCCAAATGCCCTTGGTTGTCTGACCTCTGAAACGTATATAACTACGTTATCTTCCTCTTTCATGTATACAAAGCAACAAGAACAGTAAAATATACAAtttctcaactaaaaataaaataaaatcaaaccttCCATTGTATGCATCCATCTCCTCGAAATTGGTATGGAAGGTCTGATTCATTAGGGTGCTTTTCCCTGTTCAAgattaattaagtaaaaagcTATCACTACCAACTTCATTAAAATCAATGActatatattaagaaatgattAATAAATCAACACGAAGTTAAGAAGTTGGACACTTGCTTACCGCTACTCTGTGAGCCAATGATGGCAACAATAGCATAGGAGAGACCGGACTGAGCGAACTCGGTGGCTGTCATGAAGTCTTTGAGTCCATCCACGTTGAAGTTGCCATTTCCATCAATCAGCTGCATGCCTTGCTCCATTGTCATTAACGATCTAACTCAACCACAATAACAACAACTATTGAAGTGTCTTCCTTCCTGTGTTTGTGTTTCTGGGTTGCGGAGGATTCTTAAAGCAAAAGTAAAGGTGCAGAGACAAAGGATCCTATAAAGTAAGTCTTCATGAGTCTACTTCTACTCGAagaagttgtttgtttttttgcttttgagttCCCTCCCCAGCAAGATAATAGTAAACTATAAATTAGTCTCTCTAGTTTTGACTAATGAGTTAAACAATCCCTCTAGTTTCAAAAACAAACTAATTAGttcttatgtttttaaattcacACCCTTAACATGATTTGTTTCATCtatatcatgttctttatcaatttatttcatttttttattttaagtatctatttcaagagaaaaaaagtagTAGTAGATATTACGAAAAGCTtacaaggagaaaagaaaaaaactttgttcaaaacattaataaagtttttcttaaaaaaatcattataaaaataataaaaatgtttaaagtAAGTAAAGTGGTTTGCTTTactcactttaaaaataatgaaaataatcacGATATGCAAGTCTTCATGAGTCTACTTCTACTAGAAGCTGTTTGCTTTTTGGCTTTTGAGTTTTTACcccactaataataataataataataataataataataataataataataaaaactcaatttaggACTAAACCTATATACTCACTCTCAAGCCTCAACTGAGTCCCAAATccataaaataatcaatttgatCCCAAATGTTTAAAACAATTCTCAATCAGGTCTTTCTATTAAtgttcatcaatatttttttcaaattttctttaatCCATGTAgttttaattgtataaattatgcGTATAagattaaaactattaaaagaaattgattaaaCGATACAATTGAGAAATGCAagaaatattttagattaattaagttgaaaaaatgTATAGATTGGAAATGTAATTGAAAACAAGTAAATGGATTTGcgattaaattgatgtttttttttattatgtttattggaAATTtgacatagttttttttcataaatataatttttagttaCTTTGTTTGTGTTATAGGGGTAACATAACATAGCCAAGTTTAATGTCTTAACTCAGTACTCTTCTTATATTAGGCGTTAAAAATTTAGTGCTCCTAGTGTTACTTGTAATTGAGCCCATAGTACTTGgggtaaattataatttatagttagTTTTACTTGTTTGTAATTGAACCATAATAACcttaaatataacaaattaaaataaattatgaagcttaattctaataaatttattattgaatgatgaaattgaagaaaaattcatctaaaaagaaaaacaataaaataacctaAATTTAAACATATTAACTCGCAAAACTCATGATCTAGATCATGAGAGTGAtgtaatttcatagaaaataaattgaaataaataaaaaaacataatccataatcaaccaaatgtttagaatgttgaatgataaaattaaaaaaaaatatcatttaaaaaatagataaaaaaaacttgagacaACTAAGTTAACTCGTTAAATCCATAGCGTAGGTCATAAGACTAATATAACCACCAAAAAAGCAAACcacaacaaattataaaattcaatctcCAATAAACCAAGTGTTGCATGATGAAGTTAGGGAAAAAACATGggtttagaaaaaagaaaaagaaattatttacaTAACAAAACGGTTAGAACAAATTTGGAATGTTTAGGCCGGAATTTGACCAAAAAATCTAGAATGGACCAAGATCTTAAGTGAGATGAAATTTATTTggagttattttgttttttattttttaaatagtacaAGAAATATTGAACATTCAAagatgaaacaaaataaaattaacaaccttGACAAATAATGTTGATTTGTCAAACACAACACTTTTTGGAAGAATATATGAAACATAATGAAATTGGAGTTTTCAAAATTGTGAAAGTGTAAGTGTTAGTTACATCATTATAAAACTTGGACTAACTCGTGGGTTAACCTAGGGCCTAGACTGGTTCAggttaactaaaaaaatgtcTAAGAAGTTTTCTTAATCAAACTCAAATGACCTGCTTAGTTGACTCGGAACCAAGGTGATCTAACCTTGTTGGCTTCAAGCCTAGACCATTCACCAAAAAACCCCtagaaaatttattcaatcaaactcCAATTACCTATTTGCTTGATCCAATATTCAGGTGACCTAACAAAACCTAAGTGAgacataactatttttttttaaatgacgctattttaaattaaggataaaaaaatcctcAATCTCAAAACAAACATCCACCACGTAGAACACCTAATCCCCTCTCCCTTTAAGCCCCAAGCCtgcttcttcattttctttttccctcaTAATTGAGGGCCTCAACCTCATCAACACCTCTTGTAATATCTCTTCCTGCTCCTCTAGTTAATTTATCAACGACGAGAAGTCTTGCCTCAGCCTTTCCCTCTCTCCCAATGGAGAAAACCAACAGCAAGATCAACTGATGACATTGAAGTTATTACACTCGGATATCGTGacgattaattaaaaattttcatagaATTTATCAGATAAAAAACAGATATTTTACATCTTGTTATTTAAGAAATTTTCTAACTACATGGAAAATGTATAAGAGTCTATTTTATCAAACACAATTTATATGAATGGGCCTAAGATCCAAACccgacctatttttttttacgggCTAAGCCAGACCCAGCGAGCTGGGTTACTGGATGAAGCACTCCTAGGACTGTAACCCGgctcccttttctttcttttatttttactcgCAAGCGTGCGTGAACTGTTCACGCACGCTTGCTACAGAATGGGAGTAATTAAAATGCAGGGAGCGGCAAAGTGCAGGTGCTGGACGAAGCACTCCTCGGACTCCCTCTCTGCTCCTCGTCTTCTCTTCTTGGTCTTTACGTTTTGCTCTCTCAAGACCCAGTCCTCTCCTcccttcctctctcttttcgttttattttctttctggtTTTTATCCCTGTattgtctctgttttttttttcgttctctctctctctcggtctcTTTCTCTtgcgttttttttcttttcctttttcctctGGTTGATGGGATTAACTAGGTGAGGGGAAGTTGAAGTGCCCTGTTCCTCTCGAGCCATCTCTGTTTTCGGTTCTGCCTCCCTGTTCTCCTGGTCTCCTCTCGTCTGGTTCTCCCACCTGCTTTTTGTAGGGCTGGAATTCTGGTGGTTCATCTGCCACCGTCTCTTCCCTTTCAGGATGAGGATAAGCGTTGCTTGGGGTGTTGGTGTTCTGCCCGGACTCGGACACCAACAGTCCCGCCACGGATGGACTGTTGGTGGTGGATTTTGACCCGGACTCTGGCTGTGTATTTGGAGGGGCAGCATGATTGGCTTGGGACATTTGGTAGACCACATCGGTCCGCGTTTGTTAACTCGggtaatattctttttaaaagataacACTAGTTCTCTTCAGGGTTTTTAATTACTTAtcccaataaatatatattttaaaaattaaatttatattctcactcttacaataatataacaatattttaaCCGCTAAATCATAACTTCATTAATAAATCCTAACTTATTTGGGAAAACAGATACAAAGCCAAAGCCTTTAATACTAGAAAATCATGCTACAACACAATCCATCAgttgaaaacaattaatttaccTAATCTTTAAACTTCTCCTCCTCTAATTCATAGCCAGGCAAAGCAGTGACCTCCACCgtcatttttatccttaatttaGTGACAACTAGAGAGTGGCGTTGTTGGCActtgttcttcatttttatccttaattgTCAGAGTTATGTCTACCGACCACATGCACTCGACGAAAACGTCACTCCACcatttagagcgtgtttggcagtgtggttgtgggtgcttttcaaataacttttcgtgccaaaatgcatgccaacgatgtttttttattttttaaaaatcatttttgacatcagcacatcaaaacgatccaaaacgtacaaaccatattaaattttaacaaaaaaaaaaaacaaaaaattttcaaattttttgggaacgcggccgcagccgcgttcccaaacggtgccttaatACTCCGGCTTTTATTCGAGGGTGCTTGAAAATGTAAAGAAGATTAACTTTGAaagtgtaatattttttttattttaaaatttattcttaatattaacatgttaaaataattttaaaataaaaaattaaattttaataaaaaatagatttagcaTGGTTGCCCGACAAGCAATTCATTGCATTGGTTTATTTTGTTCGGCTATATTGTCAACTCTTATTTAATTCAGTGACAATCAGTATAGGATTTTTATTAACTCTTATTTAATCAGTGTCCAAtgggatttttattttctcaatccCTATCTTATTTTCACTGATTCTCTTATTTTCATGTGAATCACCTCAAACTCTTTGTGAAGAGCTTGCAACTAGGCACGTTTGACTTGGGCCGTGCCTTGATATTTCTACTTTAAGGAGTCCCAAATATCTTTTGACGTGTCTTTCTTTAAGATTGTCTCCAATATCGATCGATCAATGGCTTGAAACATGTAGTTCTTCACCTTCAGATCTTTTAGCCTATGATCCTGGATTGTCTTTCTCTGTTCCTCTATAGGATCCATCCCTTTTGCTGCTGTAGGGATCCCAGTCTCTACCAATCCCCAGTATTCTTTAAATCGCAAAAAATTCTCCATGAACATGCTCCAATGATCATAATGCCCATCGAACTTAAGAATGGCTGACTGCACAAAACTACTTTCACTCGCCATGAACTCTTCTCATTGAACTCATGTTTTCTTAAAGGCTTTTGATTAAGCCTTGTGttgaggctctgataccaaatgttgGAACCAGAAAATCTACAAGAAAATAGAGTAAAAGAGAGTTTGATGCACACTTGTTTTGCAGAGAATACTTACTTGATAATTCAAAGATAGCAATGACCTTTTAAAGCCTTACAAAATAACTGAATGAAAAACTCAACAACCCACGATTTTACAACACCTGCAATCATGGTAGTTAactagatttttaatttgaacgTGCAACAATACTTGTTTCTTCATAACAGGAACAACTATGCAAGTGAATATAAAAACAAGGAATCTGAAAACAAATAAGTACTAACAACTTTAACAAGCACAACTACTTAAAGCAATTAGTAGaattatttaatgtttgattaatgCAAAGTTTAGTTAATTTATACTTGGCCTCTTTCCCTGCGTTGTCCGATCCCTCCACGTCCATGGCAATTGTGAAAGGCTCGATACCAATACCCTTCCCAATCCAAATGCCTTGGGTTGTTTGActcctgaaaatatatataattaagctaAATTATATTTCATGGCAGGGTGCAAAACTAACAAGTAAATTAATAGACGAATCCTCctttctaaaacaaattaaagaatacTGAACCTTCCTTCTTCTGCATCCATCATCCTGAAATTTGTCTGAAAGAGCTTGTTCAAGAGGGTGCTCTTCCCTATTCACCAAAGAAggcaaattaaacaatttatacTCTTTCTCTACATGCTAGCGTGCGATAAACACATATATACACAGATCACTATAgaaactacataaaaaaaatacatacggCCACTCTGGGGGCCCATAATTGCAACAACAACATAGAAGAGACCGCGTTGTGAGAGGTTTGTGGTCCTCGTGAAGTTTTCGAGTTCCATGTTTAAAACACCGTCGCCGCTAATCAGTTGGAAGCGACAACAATCTTCCGCCATTATTATAACTCAACTGTGGACGTGTTTTTAGGTTAGTGAATTAGATGTTATAAAGAATTCTCTGGGAAACTCAagttttgattcttattttctaGGATTGTTTATACAGATGAAGTTTACAGTACtttgtttttaaactatttGAGGTGTGGCACTCGATAGATAGATAGAGGTACTTGAATTTATAGATAGAGATACTTGAGTTTATTGAAAGACAATAGCATTTTAGGGTTTtgttaagaagaagaagaagaagaagaagaagggtggGGGTAGAGTTTCACAGAAGTTGAATTTATAGAGACCCAACAAGTGTTTGGTTTTCTCACAAGGATTAATTTAGTGACAACTGAGAGGGGCGTTGTTGGcacttgttctttatttttatccttaattgTCAGAGTTATGTCTACCGACCACATGCACTCGACGAAAACGTCACTCCACCATTTAATACTCCGGCTTTTATTCGAGGGTGCTTGAAAATGTAAAGAAGATTAACTTTGAaagtgtaatattttttttattttaaaatttattcttaatattaacatgttaaaataattttaaaataaaaaattaaattttaataaaaaatagatttagcaTGGTTGCCCGACAAGCAATTCATTGCATTGGTTTATTTTGTTCGGCTATATTGTCAACTCTTATTTAATTAAGTGACAATCAGTATAggatttttattaacttttatttaattagtgtccaatgggatttttattttctcaatccCTATCTTCACAATATTAAAATCCGTTTTGCCAGTTGTTCTTGGTTCAAGGATATAAATAAAACTCTTATGTGGGTTCTAGAAAATGGGCTGACATTATCGTATTAAGGGATTGGgtctgaataaaaaattatccacaAGTTCGTTCAAAATATGGAAAAAAGCAATCTGCATTACCAATATGCGTACTTGAATATAACCTCTTCCCATGTGTCTGAGGCAAAGGGGTCCAGTGTAGCTCCCATTATGCGTATTTTGCAAAGATGGATCAGGAACTTTTCTGTTCACAAGAGTTATGCTTTTATTACCAAGATACAAAGAAAGTTGGAGATTAATTATTTACCGAAACTATCATATTAAAAGTTTCCTCTTTCCGGTTAGGGTAGTGACAT belongs to Populus nigra chromosome 18, ddPopNigr1.1, whole genome shotgun sequence and includes:
- the LOC133678059 gene encoding protein ROOT HAIR DEFECTIVE 3 homolog 2-like isoform X1 — protein: MAEDCCRFQLISGDGVLNMELENFTRTTNLSQRGLFYVVVAIMGPQSGRKSTLLNKLFQTNFRMMDAEEGRSQTTQGIWIGKGIGIEPFTIAMDVEGSDNAGKEAKFSGSNIWYQSLNTRLNQKPLRKHEFNEKSSWRVKVVLCSQPFLSSMGIMIIGACSWRIFCDLKNTGDW
- the LOC133678059 gene encoding protein ROOT HAIR DEFECTIVE 3 homolog 2-like isoform X2; its protein translation is MAEDCCRFQLISGDGVLNMELENFTRTTNLSQRGLFYVVVAIMGPQSGRKSTLLNKLFQTNFRMMDAEEGRSQTTQGIWIGKGIGIEPFTIAMDVEGSDNAGKEAKCCKIVGC